Proteins encoded by one window of Salicibibacter halophilus:
- a CDS encoding TRAP transporter large permease, giving the protein MTIAMLVISFFVFLFIGVPIAVSLGLSALITIVFATDLNTSIIVQQGFNSLNSFPLMAIPFFILAGVLMGKGGVSSRLLDLARALVGFLAGGLAMVTVTASMFFSAISGSGPAAVAAIGSFMIPSMKKNNYGHGFAAAITASSGSMGVLIPPSIPFVMYGITGSVSIGALFLAGIIPGIMVGVSLMILAYVISKKENYAGTGEVPTLKDVSKAFWNAKWALLVPVIILGGIYGGFFSPTESAAVAAAYAFLIGAFVYRELKWKDIYDSFAEAALINATTVIIIGFSISFAYVLTIEQIPVTIADFITGISESPFVILLIMLVVLLIVGMFIDTISAIVVLTPILLPIATEVGVDPIHFGVVMVLSLAIGFVTPPLGVNLFVASGVGNVHFESIVRAAIPMIIVMILCLVLVAGIPALSMFLPEIFE; this is encoded by the coding sequence ATGACCATTGCAATGTTAGTCATCAGTTTTTTTGTTTTTCTCTTTATCGGTGTTCCGATCGCGGTTTCATTAGGGTTATCAGCGTTAATTACCATTGTGTTCGCTACCGACCTCAATACGTCTATTATCGTTCAACAAGGATTTAATTCGCTCAATTCATTTCCGCTTATGGCGATCCCATTTTTCATCTTGGCAGGGGTGTTGATGGGAAAAGGCGGTGTTTCCAGCCGCTTGTTGGATTTGGCACGTGCATTAGTCGGTTTTTTGGCCGGTGGGCTTGCGATGGTGACGGTGACAGCCAGTATGTTTTTTTCGGCCATCTCTGGGTCAGGTCCTGCAGCTGTTGCCGCGATTGGTTCTTTTATGATCCCATCAATGAAGAAGAATAATTACGGCCATGGTTTTGCCGCCGCTATCACAGCGTCGTCTGGATCCATGGGTGTACTCATCCCGCCAAGTATTCCGTTCGTTATGTACGGGATTACCGGCAGTGTTTCCATCGGAGCTTTATTTCTCGCGGGGATTATACCGGGCATTATGGTCGGGGTAAGCTTGATGATCCTCGCTTATGTGATATCCAAGAAGGAAAATTACGCGGGGACGGGTGAGGTTCCGACGTTAAAAGATGTCTCTAAAGCGTTTTGGAACGCAAAATGGGCACTCCTCGTGCCTGTCATCATACTTGGAGGGATTTACGGCGGTTTCTTTTCGCCAACGGAATCTGCCGCAGTGGCAGCTGCCTATGCTTTCCTTATCGGTGCGTTTGTATATAGAGAATTGAAATGGAAGGATATATACGACTCATTTGCTGAAGCAGCACTGATTAACGCAACGACCGTTATCATCATTGGGTTTTCGATTTCATTCGCTTATGTATTGACCATTGAGCAGATCCCGGTGACGATTGCTGATTTTATAACGGGAATTTCTGAAAGCCCGTTTGTTATTCTGCTCATTATGTTAGTTGTTCTCCTTATCGTCGGTATGTTCATCGATACAATATCCGCGATTGTCGTTTTAACACCCATATTATTGCCGATCGCGACTGAAGTTGGCGTGGATCCGATACACTTCGGTGTTGTCATGGTCTTAAGTTTGGCTATTGGATTCGTAACACCACCACTAGGTGTAAACTTGTTCGTGGCAAGTGGTGTAGGAAACGTACATTTTGAAAGTATTGTAAGAGCTGCTATCCCGATGATTATCGTCATGATCCTTTGTCTCGTATTAGTCGCTGGCATCCCGGCGCTTTCCATGTTCCTTCCGGAAATATTCGAATAA
- a CDS encoding superinfection immunity protein has protein sequence MIESLAVEMMNITGPFLLVAFLLLMVVIYMLPTIVTFARGLERKSSIAALNLLTGWTLAGWIVSFVWAVKEE, from the coding sequence GTGATAGAAAGCTTGGCAGTAGAAATGATGAATATCACTGGTCCGTTTCTTTTGGTCGCATTCCTTCTGTTGATGGTTGTCATTTATATGCTCCCTACAATTGTCACTTTTGCAAGAGGTTTAGAAAGAAAGAGTTCGATCGCGGCTCTTAATTTACTCACTGGATGGACGCTTGCAGGGTGGATTGTATCCTTTGTTTGGGCGGTAAAAGAAGAGTGA